One region of candidate division Zixibacteria bacterium HGW-Zixibacteria-1 genomic DNA includes:
- a CDS encoding DUF1957 domain-containing protein, with protein sequence MAGRTLFMEKISDLNPQSQVEKTRMTKGYFAFVLHNHLPYVIAHGRWPHGMDWLSEAAAETYMPLIRIMNELIGEGARPKLTFDISPVLCEQLADESFKSEFVNYLQQKIKAAQHDEEEFHKYSQPGMLKIAHFWEKFYGDTLARFNAIGHNILGEFRKLQDAGYLEIMTCGATHGYYPLLSRDESLQAQTKMAVKNYRKHFGREPRGIWLPECAYRPRYNWAPPVPIDGSTEAYPRKGSDEFLSENGLDYFIVDSALLKGGKSIGVYLDRFEALKRLWGRFEEQYKPREVDVDKTPRDVYLVSSAAEGKKPVAIFTRDPETGLLVWSGEHGYPGDGHYLDFHKKRFPGGLRYWAVTSAKSDLADKVEYDLGGAIARIPENSGHFADKVHGILVNHYKEHKQAGILMAPFDAELFGHWWFEGPHFLKEVIRKVSADPDVELTFLGEHYDRVKPTEIISIPEGSWGEGGNHYIWLNEENEWTWRRIYESEKKMCELAQYYFTHKNDIANEIVDIMKQAARELMLMSASDWQFLISTWSARDYAELRLSNHYSDFKRLAEMADKKIRGEEPSTGDWEFFGDCSRRDSLFPEIELEWFARVEYPV encoded by the coding sequence ATGGCGGGCCGGACGCTCTTCATGGAAAAAATATCGGATTTGAATCCTCAATCTCAAGTGGAGAAAACAAGAATGACTAAGGGTTATTTTGCCTTTGTATTGCATAATCATCTTCCTTATGTGATCGCGCATGGACGCTGGCCGCACGGCATGGATTGGCTCTCCGAAGCGGCCGCGGAAACCTACATGCCGCTCATCAGGATAATGAATGAACTTATTGGTGAAGGAGCCAGACCGAAACTCACATTCGACATTTCGCCTGTTTTGTGCGAGCAGTTGGCCGATGAGTCATTCAAGAGCGAATTTGTCAATTACCTGCAACAGAAAATCAAAGCGGCACAGCATGATGAGGAAGAATTTCATAAATACAGCCAGCCCGGAATGCTTAAAATTGCCCATTTCTGGGAGAAATTTTATGGCGATACTCTGGCCCGATTCAACGCCATCGGGCACAACATTTTAGGCGAATTCAGGAAGCTCCAGGACGCTGGCTATCTCGAAATTATGACCTGCGGTGCGACTCATGGGTATTATCCGCTGCTTTCGCGTGATGAATCGCTGCAGGCCCAGACCAAGATGGCGGTCAAAAACTATCGGAAACATTTCGGGCGCGAACCCCGGGGTATCTGGCTGCCCGAATGCGCCTATCGGCCGCGCTATAACTGGGCTCCGCCGGTCCCGATCGATGGATCTACGGAAGCTTATCCGCGCAAAGGCTCCGATGAATTCCTCTCCGAAAACGGACTCGACTATTTTATTGTCGATTCGGCCCTTCTCAAAGGCGGCAAATCGATCGGCGTTTATCTCGATCGATTTGAGGCCCTCAAAAGGCTGTGGGGACGTTTCGAAGAGCAGTATAAGCCGCGTGAGGTGGATGTCGATAAAACGCCGCGCGATGTCTATCTGGTCAGCTCGGCCGCCGAGGGCAAAAAACCGGTCGCTATTTTCACACGCGACCCCGAAACCGGATTGCTGGTCTGGTCAGGAGAGCACGGTTATCCCGGCGACGGGCATTACCTCGATTTCCATAAGAAGCGGTTTCCCGGCGGGCTTCGCTACTGGGCGGTAACCTCCGCCAAATCAGATTTGGCCGACAAAGTGGAATACGATCTCGGCGGCGCTATTGCGCGCATTCCGGAAAACTCCGGCCATTTCGCCGACAAGGTTCACGGTATTCTGGTGAACCATTACAAAGAACATAAGCAGGCCGGAATATTGATGGCGCCGTTTGATGCCGAGCTGTTCGGGCACTGGTGGTTCGAGGGGCCGCATTTTCTCAAGGAAGTTATCAGGAAGGTCTCGGCCGATCCCGACGTTGAACTGACTTTTTTGGGCGAACATTACGACCGCGTCAAGCCGACCGAAATTATCTCCATACCGGAGGGTTCCTGGGGCGAGGGCGGCAACCATTACATCTGGCTGAATGAGGAAAATGAGTGGACCTGGCGGCGCATTTATGAATCCGAGAAGAAAATGTGCGAGTTGGCTCAGTATTATTTTACTCACAAGAATGATATTGCCAATGAAATCGTGGATATAATGAAACAGGCAGCCCGTGAATTGATGCTGATGTCGGCTTCCGACTGGCAATTCCTGATCTCGACCTGGTCGGCCCGCGATTATGCCGAACTTCGCCTGTCGAATCATTACTCCGATTTCAAAAGACTGGCCGAGATGGCGGATAAGAAGATCAGGGGAGAGGAACCGTCAACCGGTGACTGGGAATTTTTCGGCGACTGCAGCCGTCGCGATTCGCTCTTTCCGGAGATCGAACTGGAGTGGTTCGCCCGAGTCGAATACCCGGTGTAG
- a CDS encoding DUF3467 domain-containing protein, whose translation MDLKQQRINIELGEKEAEGTYANMVMIGHSPTEIIFDFIRIMPGMPKAKVQSRVIMTPAHAKMMNKTLTENLAKFEKQFGEIKVHGGPDALHGKNIGFESSISSGENKND comes from the coding sequence ATGGATTTAAAACAACAACGCATAAATATCGAACTCGGCGAGAAGGAAGCCGAAGGAACTTATGCCAATATGGTTATGATTGGCCATTCGCCGACCGAGATTATCTTCGATTTTATTCGGATAATGCCGGGAATGCCCAAAGCCAAGGTTCAATCGAGAGTGATTATGACGCCGGCCCACGCTAAAATGATGAACAAAACCCTGACTGAAAACCTGGCTAAATTCGAAAAGCAGTTCGGCGAAATTAAGGTTCATGGCGGGCCGGACGCTCTTCATGGAAAAAATATCGGATTTGAATCCTCAATCTCAAGTGGAGAAAACAAGAATGACTAA
- the rfaE1 gene encoding D-glycero-beta-D-manno-heptose-7-phosphate kinase produces the protein MPIKIDRIDKITANIGKAKILILGDIMLDEYLHGQVNRISPEAPVPVVEIITESLSLGGAANVANNIAALGNEPFLIGTVGQDDASVKLSQLLKEKGISRDFLINDENRRTTIKTRIIAHSQQVVRADREDAVEVSAEVEERIFNKFNSIIDEMNGVIISDYGKGVLTASLLEKVIPICREKNIFIGVDPKESHFFRYKKVSVVTPNHHEAGFVAGRRIKNDADLRQVGKYLLEKLDSDSVLITRGEKGMALFSKGGDIDYFPTVAKKVYDVTGAGDTVVAAFVAAVAAGASLNEATEIANCAAGIVVGEVGTATVSNVVLTRELKHNFANGDDFAG, from the coding sequence ATGCCAATAAAGATTGACAGAATTGATAAGATAACAGCAAATATAGGAAAAGCAAAGATTTTAATTCTTGGCGATATAATGCTTGACGAATATCTCCACGGGCAGGTCAACCGGATTTCTCCTGAAGCGCCGGTCCCGGTGGTGGAAATTATTACCGAATCGCTCAGCCTAGGCGGCGCGGCCAATGTGGCCAACAATATTGCGGCGCTTGGCAATGAGCCGTTTTTGATCGGGACGGTGGGCCAGGATGATGCCTCGGTCAAACTCTCGCAACTGCTCAAGGAAAAAGGCATTTCCAGGGATTTTCTGATCAATGACGAGAATCGCCGGACAACCATTAAAACCCGAATCATTGCACATTCGCAGCAAGTGGTGAGGGCCGATCGCGAGGACGCGGTCGAAGTTTCGGCCGAAGTCGAGGAGCGTATATTCAACAAATTTAACTCGATTATCGACGAAATGAACGGCGTGATAATTTCAGACTATGGCAAGGGGGTATTAACCGCTTCACTATTGGAAAAGGTAATTCCAATCTGTCGTGAGAAAAATATATTTATCGGCGTCGATCCGAAAGAGAGTCATTTTTTCAGATATAAAAAGGTCTCGGTCGTGACGCCGAATCATCATGAGGCCGGATTCGTGGCCGGACGAAGAATAAAAAACGATGCCGATTTGCGGCAGGTCGGTAAATATCTTCTCGAAAAGCTGGATTCCGATTCCGTCCTGATCACACGTGGCGAAAAAGGCATGGCCCTGTTCAGCAAAGGCGGGGATATTGATTATTTCCCGACGGTGGCGAAAAAAGTTTATGATGTCACCGGGGCGGGAGATACGGTTGTGGCCGCCTTTGTCGCGGCAGTCGCCGCCGGAGCCAGTCTGAATGAAGCGACCGAAATAGCTAATTGTGCCGCCGGAATCGTGGTCGGTGAGGTCGGCACGGCCACTGTCTCGAATGTTGTTCTGACCAGAGAATTAAAACACAATTTTGCCAATGGCGATGATTTCGCGGGATAA
- the rfaE2 gene encoding D-glycero-beta-D-manno-heptose 1-phosphate adenylyltransferase, giving the protein MSKKIFKTASSPDTKKLIKNLRRSKKKIVFTNGVFDIMHFGHIDYLRKAKALGDILIVGLNTDSSVKKFKSKERPVQNQSDRAAILTALEAVDYVIMFSEETPEKLIQMVRPDVLVKGADYKISEIVGAAFVKSYGGKVKRIKLARGRSTTAIIKKIKQMKNI; this is encoded by the coding sequence ATGTCGAAAAAAATATTTAAAACCGCATCTTCACCGGATACGAAAAAATTAATCAAAAATCTCCGGCGCTCGAAGAAGAAAATAGTCTTCACCAACGGGGTCTTCGATATCATGCATTTCGGGCATATCGATTATCTCAGGAAGGCGAAGGCGCTCGGTGATATTCTTATAGTCGGGCTCAACACCGACAGCTCGGTCAAAAAGTTCAAATCCAAAGAGCGGCCGGTGCAGAATCAAAGTGACCGGGCCGCGATTTTGACGGCTCTCGAAGCAGTCGATTATGTCATCATGTTTTCCGAAGAAACCCCGGAGAAACTGATACAGATGGTCAGGCCGGATGTGCTGGTGAAAGGCGCCGACTATAAAATATCGGAAATTGTCGGGGCCGCTTTCGTGAAATCATACGGCGGCAAAGTCAAAAGAATTAAGCTGGCCAGAGGGCGCTCAACGACCGCGATAATTAAAAAAATAAAGCAGATGAAGAATATCTGA
- a CDS encoding DUF1858 domain-containing protein, whose translation MIQASDTVEDLLKIYPEIDAYLIRRGIRCVVCGEPVWSTIGELIENKGLDVDEMISELNDKFAGDQK comes from the coding sequence ATGATTCAGGCATCCGATACCGTGGAGGATCTTCTTAAAATATATCCCGAAATAGATGCCTATTTGATTCGCCGGGGTATTCGCTGTGTCGTCTGCGGCGAGCCGGTCTGGAGTACGATCGGCGAGTTGATCGAGAACAAGGGGCTTGATGTTGACGAAATGATATCGGAACTGAATGATAAATTCGCCGGCGATCAAAAATAA
- a CDS encoding orotate phosphoribosyltransferase: protein MSQTNILDIFRESNALLEGHFKLTSGKHSDVYYEKFNILRQPRMCEKVCIEMAKSFEKDNVELVVGPTTGGIIIAYEVAKHLGVDSIYAEAAEDGKGRVFKRGFFIEEGTRVLIVDDVLTTGTSIFEVIELVNKYKANIVGIGEFLDRSGGKVKFDYPFKPLATVSADAWEPDDCPLCKKGVPITQRGSRKF from the coding sequence ATGAGCCAGACCAATATTCTCGATATCTTCAGAGAATCAAACGCCCTGCTGGAAGGACATTTCAAACTTACCTCCGGCAAACACAGCGATGTTTATTATGAAAAATTTAATATCCTCAGACAGCCGCGCATGTGCGAAAAAGTATGCATCGAAATGGCCAAAAGTTTCGAGAAGGATAATGTCGAATTAGTGGTCGGCCCGACCACCGGCGGAATTATCATCGCCTATGAAGTTGCCAAGCATCTTGGTGTCGATTCCATCTATGCCGAAGCAGCCGAGGACGGCAAGGGGAGAGTCTTCAAGCGCGGTTTCTTTATCGAGGAGGGAACCAGGGTTTTGATTGTCGATGATGTCCTGACCACCGGCACATCGATTTTCGAAGTTATCGAGCTGGTCAATAAATACAAGGCAAATATTGTCGGTATTGGCGAATTTCTCGACCGTTCCGGCGGCAAGGTTAAATTCGATTATCCTTTCAAGCCGCTGGCCACGGTCTCGGCCGATGCCTGGGAACCGGATGACTGCCCGTTGTGTAAAAAGGGCGTGCCTATCACTCAAAGGGGAAGCCGGAAATTTTAG
- the acpS gene encoding holo-[acyl-carrier-protein] synthase, which translates to MIYSVGIDLIEIDRVRKALGQWGERFARRVLGEEERILYREKQNKVQFLAGRFAAKEAVMKALGTFLDSGVHLRDIQILNDLYGKPYVHLEDNVRERILDKEVKVSITHERKMAAAVAIITGD; encoded by the coding sequence ATGATCTACTCGGTTGGAATTGACTTGATTGAAATCGACCGCGTCCGGAAGGCGCTTGGCCAATGGGGGGAAAGGTTCGCCAGACGCGTCCTGGGAGAAGAAGAACGTATTCTCTATCGGGAAAAGCAAAATAAAGTACAGTTCCTGGCTGGACGTTTTGCCGCCAAGGAAGCCGTCATGAAGGCGCTGGGTACTTTTCTGGACTCCGGCGTGCATCTTCGCGATATCCAGATTTTAAATGACCTGTATGGTAAACCATATGTGCATCTTGAAGATAACGTCCGTGAAAGAATTCTTGATAAAGAAGTAAAAGTATCTATTACTCATGAAAGAAAAATGGCCGCCGCCGTGGCTATCATTACCGGAGACTAA
- a CDS encoding ribonucleoside-diphosphate reductase, adenosylcobalamin-dependent, whose amino-acid sequence MEENKDFELTENSIKVLERRYLKKDDQGQVVETPDELFRRVAGAIAEPEKKYGASADEVRAIDGKFYDMMRRLEFMPNSPTLMNAGRPLGQLSACFVLPIGDSMESIFDAVKHTALIHKSGGGTGFSFARLRPRNAVVASTSGVASGPISFMRVINSATEAVKQGGTRRGANMGILRVDHPDIMEFISCKDDLKELTNFNISVAMTDAFMRAVEGNGQYELIDPRTGSVYVRDGQSAHLNARKVFNKIVEHAHRTGEPGLMFIDRMNDGNPVTKVGLYESTNPCGEQPLLPYESCNLGSLNLSKMVRAVVDLNSPHELSRYEVDWEKLDRTVRTCVHFLDNVIEANKYPLPEIDFHTKENRKIGLGVMGWADMLILLGIPYNTQEALNLAEKVMSRINKVGHDESQKAAERRGVFPNWSKSFFYKDGNGPKMRNSTVTTIAPTGTISIIAGCSSGIEPLFAVSYVRTVMDKTRMLEVNPIFERVAKARGFYSQELMEEISKNNSIANIEEIPEDVRKVFVTTHDVTPEWHVRMQAAFQKHTDNAVSKTINLPGEANLKNVEDAYLLAYKLGCKGITIYRDGSRAEQVLSTGATTDPGSAQADLKIGLQKNVKDRPQTLPGITEKIKTGYGNLYVTVNILEGKPFEVFAQIGKSGYSTMADTEAICRLISLAFRSGVPVEMVIKQLKGIGGSTPVFGNGALISSIPDAIAHVLHTHFGDGKEIKRDLDISSEFCPDCGGRIEHEAGCILCRSCGYSKC is encoded by the coding sequence ATGGAAGAAAATAAAGATTTTGAACTTACGGAAAATTCCATCAAGGTTCTTGAGCGGCGCTATTTGAAGAAGGATGACCAGGGACAGGTCGTGGAAACCCCGGATGAGTTATTTCGCCGCGTCGCCGGGGCCATTGCCGAGCCGGAAAAGAAATACGGTGCGTCGGCCGATGAGGTTCGCGCAATAGATGGAAAATTTTATGATATGATGCGCCGGCTGGAATTCATGCCGAATTCGCCGACTTTGATGAATGCCGGACGGCCTCTGGGGCAGTTGTCGGCCTGTTTCGTTCTTCCCATCGGTGATTCCATGGAATCGATTTTCGACGCCGTCAAACATACCGCCCTGATTCATAAATCGGGCGGCGGAACCGGCTTTTCCTTCGCGCGGCTGCGGCCGCGTAATGCCGTCGTCGCTTCGACTTCCGGGGTCGCCTCGGGGCCGATTTCGTTTATGCGGGTCATCAATTCGGCCACTGAAGCGGTCAAACAGGGAGGAACCAGGCGCGGGGCCAATATGGGAATTTTACGCGTTGATCACCCTGATATTATGGAGTTTATTTCCTGCAAAGATGACCTTAAGGAACTGACCAATTTCAACATCTCGGTTGCCATGACCGATGCCTTCATGCGGGCCGTTGAGGGGAACGGCCAGTATGAATTGATCGATCCGCGGACCGGGTCCGTTTATGTCAGAGATGGTCAGTCGGCGCATTTGAATGCGCGTAAAGTGTTCAACAAGATTGTCGAACATGCTCACCGGACAGGCGAACCGGGGTTGATGTTTATCGACCGCATGAACGACGGCAACCCGGTCACCAAAGTGGGGCTTTATGAATCCACCAATCCCTGCGGGGAACAGCCGCTCCTTCCGTATGAAAGCTGCAATCTCGGTTCACTCAATCTCAGCAAGATGGTTCGGGCCGTGGTGGATCTTAATTCGCCCCATGAGCTCTCGCGCTATGAGGTCGATTGGGAAAAGCTTGACCGCACCGTGCGAACCTGCGTCCATTTTCTTGATAATGTCATTGAAGCCAACAAATACCCGCTTCCTGAAATCGACTTCCACACCAAGGAAAATCGTAAAATCGGTCTCGGGGTCATGGGCTGGGCCGACATGCTGATCCTTCTTGGTATCCCGTACAATACCCAGGAGGCGCTTAACCTGGCCGAAAAAGTGATGTCAAGAATAAATAAGGTCGGTCATGATGAATCTCAAAAAGCAGCCGAGCGCCGCGGTGTTTTTCCCAATTGGTCCAAATCCTTCTTTTACAAAGACGGCAATGGCCCGAAAATGCGCAATTCGACCGTGACCACCATCGCTCCCACCGGAACCATTTCTATCATTGCCGGCTGCTCTTCCGGAATCGAGCCGTTGTTCGCCGTTTCCTATGTACGAACGGTCATGGACAAAACCCGTATGCTTGAAGTCAATCCGATTTTCGAGCGGGTCGCAAAGGCGCGCGGATTCTATTCGCAGGAACTGATGGAAGAAATCTCGAAAAATAATTCCATCGCCAATATCGAGGAAATTCCGGAAGATGTCCGGAAGGTATTCGTGACCACGCATGACGTTACGCCGGAGTGGCATGTCCGCATGCAGGCGGCCTTCCAGAAACACACCGATAATGCCGTTTCCAAAACCATCAATCTGCCCGGTGAAGCCAATTTAAAGAATGTCGAGGATGCTTACTTGCTGGCGTACAAACTTGGCTGCAAAGGAATCACTATCTATCGGGATGGCAGCCGCGCCGAACAGGTTCTTTCGACGGGAGCCACGACCGATCCGGGCAGCGCCCAAGCCGACCTTAAAATCGGTCTGCAGAAAAATGTCAAGGATCGCCCGCAGACCTTGCCCGGCATAACCGAAAAAATCAAAACCGGTTACGGTAATCTATATGTGACCGTCAATATTCTTGAGGGCAAACCGTTTGAAGTGTTTGCCCAGATCGGAAAGTCGGGATATTCCACCATGGCGGATACCGAAGCCATCTGTCGCCTGATCTCACTGGCCTTCCGCTCCGGGGTGCCGGTTGAAATGGTTATCAAGCAATTGAAAGGCATCGGAGGTTCGACACCCGTTTTCGGAAACGGCGCTCTGATTTCTTCAATTCCTGATGCTATTGCGCATGTTTTGCACACTCATTTCGGTGATGGAAAAGAAATTAAGCGCGACTTGGACATCTCTTCGGAATTCTGTCCCGATTGCGGCGGCCGAATAGAGCACGAAGCGGGATGCATTCTTTGTCGATCCTGTGGTTATTCAAAATGCTGA
- the thyX gene encoding thymidylate synthase (FAD) produces MESTITGQGRSMIDIIAGPSVELMAITPGAEQVIESACRTCYLSFHRYNPPDSTAELIRKVIRKKHHSVLEHAMATFRIKGGSRTFTHELVRHRLMSPSQESQRYVEYGKTRNFDVVLPPTIENSVFKDRYLEMASQCEKFYTEMVKADIPQEDARYILPGGTTSEIVISANFREYRHIFEVRCSPRAHWEIRGICLQMLDVLQAEAPIVFGDFVIDRENQSASLIESQE; encoded by the coding sequence ATGGAAAGCACCATAACCGGTCAGGGAAGAAGTATGATTGATATTATTGCCGGGCCATCGGTGGAATTGATGGCCATTACCCCCGGTGCAGAACAGGTCATAGAATCGGCTTGTCGGACCTGCTATTTGTCGTTTCACAGGTATAATCCGCCCGATTCGACCGCGGAGCTGATCAGGAAAGTTATTAGGAAAAAACACCATTCGGTTCTGGAACATGCCATGGCAACCTTTCGGATTAAGGGCGGTTCAAGAACCTTCACCCATGAGCTGGTCAGGCATCGACTAATGTCCCCATCCCAGGAATCGCAACGGTATGTCGAATACGGCAAGACGCGAAATTTTGATGTCGTTCTTCCGCCGACGATTGAAAATTCGGTGTTTAAAGACCGATATCTAGAAATGGCCTCTCAGTGTGAGAAGTTTTATACCGAGATGGTCAAGGCCGACATTCCCCAGGAAGATGCCCGATATATTCTTCCGGGCGGAACCACATCGGAAATCGTGATTTCGGCAAATTTCAGGGAATATCGTCATATATTCGAGGTCCGCTGCAGTCCCAGGGCGCATTGGGAGATCCGGGGTATCTGCCTGCAAATGCTCGATGTTTTGCAGGCCGAGGCGCCGATTGTGTTCGGCGATTTTGTCATCGATCGTGAAAATCAGTCGGCCAGTCTTATTGAAAGTCAGGAGTAG
- a CDS encoding anti-sigma factor antagonist, with amino-acid sequence MNLSDFEQEGVIVLEPKGKIMGGPDATILHERLHEMIEQGRKKFVIDLSRVEWMNSTGLGILISGLTTLRNNKGELKIANVTEKIKSLLIITKLATVFEAYDTVDDAIKSF; translated from the coding sequence ATGAACTTAAGCGATTTTGAACAGGAGGGTGTCATCGTCCTTGAGCCCAAGGGTAAAATTATGGGTGGGCCGGACGCGACCATCCTGCACGAGAGGCTCCATGAGATGATAGAGCAAGGCAGGAAGAAATTCGTTATCGACCTGTCGCGCGTGGAATGGATGAATTCCACCGGGCTGGGCATTCTGATTTCCGGCCTCACAACCCTGCGCAATAATAAGGGTGAGTTGAAAATTGCCAATGTCACAGAGAAGATAAAATCTCTTTTAATCATAACCAAACTGGCGACTGTTTTTGAAGCTTACGATACTGTTGATGACGCCATAAAATCTTTTTAG
- a CDS encoding ATP-binding protein: MEKPILTENSIRIPSSQEFLVDVDSFLEDRLGKFGVDKPTIADIAISVTEIVNNAIVHGNKSVFEKAVMIEVAARNSEIVIVVADEGDGFDPEKIENPIEDGNLLKEVGRGVFITRALMDEVLIDAVPGRPTRVTLVKHI; this comes from the coding sequence ATGGAAAAACCAATTTTAACGGAAAACAGCATCAGGATCCCTTCTTCTCAGGAGTTTCTGGTCGATGTTGACAGTTTTCTCGAAGACAGGCTTGGTAAATTCGGAGTTGACAAACCGACAATCGCGGACATTGCCATCTCCGTTACCGAAATTGTCAATAATGCCATTGTCCACGGCAACAAATCAGTTTTTGAAAAAGCGGTTATGATCGAAGTGGCTGCCAGAAATTCTGAGATAGTGATTGTTGTGGCCGATGAAGGTGACGGCTTTGATCCCGAGAAAATCGAAAACCCGATCGAGGATGGAAATCTTCTCAAAGAAGTCGGGAGAGGTGTCTTTATTACAAGGGCCCTGATGGATGAAGTTCTAATCGACGCCGTTCCGGGACGACCGACACGGGTTACTTTAGTAAAACATATATAG
- a CDS encoding NUDIX hydrolase has product MLDEKALFERKGKFLGYRFCPRCSGDLNMEMIDGRDRLRCLNDKCDFIYYHNPIPAAGAIVVEEGKILLVKRAVMPRVGWWCIPAGFMEWSEHPSQTAVREVQEETGLEIRLESLFEVYSGNDDPRMNAVLILYLGRKIGGRLAPADDAQDVRFFGFDELPEKIAFISHHQALADYRERFLK; this is encoded by the coding sequence ATGCTTGATGAAAAAGCACTGTTTGAGAGAAAGGGGAAATTTCTCGGGTATAGATTCTGCCCCCGTTGCAGCGGCGACCTCAATATGGAGATGATTGATGGCAGGGACCGATTAAGATGTTTAAATGATAAATGCGATTTCATTTACTATCATAATCCGATACCGGCCGCCGGAGCCATTGTGGTCGAGGAAGGAAAAATTCTTCTGGTGAAACGGGCGGTCATGCCGCGCGTCGGGTGGTGGTGCATTCCGGCCGGCTTTATGGAGTGGTCGGAGCATCCTTCACAGACGGCCGTGCGGGAGGTTCAGGAAGAAACCGGGCTTGAAATCCGGCTGGAATCGTTATTCGAAGTATATTCCGGAAACGACGATCCGAGAATGAACGCCGTCCTGATTTTGTATCTGGGCAGAAAAATCGGAGGCCGACTGGCGCCGGCCGATGACGCACAGGATGTCAGGTTTTTTGGATTCGATGAATTGCCTGAGAAAATCGCCTTTATTTCACATCATCAGGCCCTTGCCGATTACCGGGAAAGATTTTTAAAATAA